In Hymenobacter volaticus, the genomic window GGTGTGTGAGGGCCAGCAATGGGACATGAACTTTGAAACCGAAACCGAAGTCAGCATCGCGCAATACTTGGATATGATTCGGCTGAAAACGGCTGTGCTTCTCGGCTTCGCGCTAGAGCTAGGCGCCCTGCTCGGCGGAGCCAGCGCCACCGACGCCGACCACCTTCGTCAGTTCGGTATTGGTATCGGGTTGGCCTTTCAACTCCGCGACGACCTGCTCGACGTTTACGGTGATGCCGCTACTTTCGGCAAGCGCGTCGGCGGCGATATTGTCTCCGACAAGAAAACCTTTTTGCTGCTCACCGCCCAAGCGCAGGCCGATGCCAGGCAACAAGCCGTATTGGCTCGGCACATCGGTCAACCCGTACTGAGCGCTGAAGTAAAGGTGCACGCCATCCGTACTCTCTACGATGAGCTCGAAATTCGCCCTCAGACGGAAGCACTCATCAACGTTTACTTCCAGGGCGCCTTACAGCATTTGGAACGCGTAGCGGCTCCCGCAGCGCGCAAAGAACCGCTCTTGCAGCTTGCCTTACAGCTCATGGACCGCGAGCAGTAACCGTCGGATTGCTATCTGCTATCATTTAAACGGAAACACATGATCCGGGCCGAAAACTAAGGTGCTTAGGGGGTACCTGCCGCCTGAGGCCAAACGTCCTTAACATCCGTAGCAGCGTATGCCAAGCCACACTGTGTTGGTATTGGCATACGCTGCTGTGCTTTGGCGCTGTCGGCTGTTACTCATACACCAACTCAGTATTCTCTTACGACTTCCCTCTAAACTTCTTCTAATGCCTTTTATCAGTCCTGCCCTGATTCTCATAGCCCTTACGGCTGGTATCTCCATGTACGCCTGGTCTAATCGGGAGCTAATGGAGAAGTGGATCTTTAGCCCCTATCTCGTATCACAACGGGCGAGTGGTATCGGTTCCTTACCTCCGGTTTCCTCCACGCCGACCTTGTGCACTTAGCTTTCAACCTGTTTGCATTCTACTCTTTCAGCCCGGCAGTACTGTCGGAATTTGTGGAAGCTTACGGCTTGAATACCGGCATTGCGTGCTTCCTATTGCTCTACATAGGTGGCATCATCTTGTCGGATATTCCCACATATTTCCGGCACCGTCACGACCCAGCCTACCGCAGCCTTGGGGCTTCGGGCGGAGTATCGTCGGTACTGTTTGCCAGTATCTTGTTTTATCCGGTGGCCCAAGGCGGAGGCGGCATTATCATCTTCCCACTGCCCATCCCGATTCAGCCCTTCCTGTTTGGCTTCTTATATCTAGCGTATTCCTACTATCAAGGCCGTCGTCGGGCGACAACATAAACCACGATGCGCATTTCTATGGTGCTTTGTTCGGGATACTCCTCGGCTTGATCCTTATTCCACAGGCAGGCCTTACATTTTTCCAGCAAGTGCGCGTTTATCTAGTTAATATACTGTAAATCAATCACTTATGTTTATTATAACTCGTGGACTATATCTATTCCGGGAGTTGTGCGTAGAAACCTCGCAAACCAACTCACTCCCGACTCCCATGAACAAACTCACACCTTATCTGAACCGATTCGCAGTAATTGCGCCGATGCTTGCCCTTACTCTCACGACTAGCGCTTGCAGTCGTTTCAATAGCAGAGGCGGCCTTAGCATTTGGGGATTTGTCCTGTTAGCGCTAGACGTACTGGCTCTGATTGACGTTTTCAAGCAGCCTTGGACCATTGGTAAAAAATTGCTCTGGGCTGCTATTATTTTCTTCTTCCCCTTGGGCGGCTTAATCCTTTACTATCTGTTTGCGGGCCGTGGCAACTCCAATACCGGAGTAGTATAACATACCTCAAAAGCCTTTACAGAAAAAGCCTCATCCTGCAATTGCAGGATGGGGCTTTGTTTTTTCTATGGACTTCTGTTGAATCTTGCGGGATTCAACTACATGAACTTCCTGTCCATTACTTCAGCATTCGTTGCTTTTCCAGCCGCGCTACTTGCTTCAGTAAGTCGCCCGTATTTGTGATTTCCGTTACCTGCCAATGGTCGCCGCGGTTGAGCATCTTTAACTCCACAACCATCGTCGTGTCATACTTGGGTTGTGTGAACTCAATACTAACTAGTGCTTGCTTACCTTCTTCCTTTACGTATTTCACGTCTTTGAACTTGCTATCGGGGCTAGCCACTTTACCTGCAAGGCCAGCCAACGAGATGTTCATTATGCCCTTGGAAACAGATGCATCGGCTGCTCCCTGAAGCGAACCGGTTTCAACTAATTGCTGCACTTCTTTCCGAACCATCTGCGAAAGCTGAGGCTTTAGCATTCGCAACGCGCTCTTGAAAGCCAAGCCTCCCGGATTCATAGACCCGAGTTCTGGTCCTTGATTTGCCACTTGGTCCACCAAGCTGCCCGTCACGCTATTCACATCGACATAGCGCTCGAAGGTTGCCATATCGTGTGTACGTGCTGCGTTGGCTACTTGTACCAGCGCGTATTTAGGTCCCGCTTTCAGGCTCTGGTAATAGAAGTAGCCACCCACAGCTGCTAGTACCAACAAGAGTAATAGAATGCTTCGCTTCATTGTAAGAGCAACAGTAAGTTAGATTTTTCAGCCTCTAAAATACCGGTTTCTTCTGTAGGGCTTTGCTTGCTTAAGGCTTCAGGGTTGCGCTTTCAAGGCACTTTGCTGCACTATAAAAACCTTTGGTTGGTTTCGTATTCATATTAGTGGTAACGCCTGTGCCGTAGTGTCTCTATTTATAGTAGCTGTTCTCACATCCTACACTCTGCAGTAGGCTTAGAGGTACAGCGTTGCCTATCGTTCTATTTGCAATGTGGGTAATTGAATCTATTACATCAGTTGGGCGCGAACTTCTAGATTATCCTCTACCGATAAGGTCTATTACGGGCAGTCATAGGGTATAGGCTCTTGAACAGTTGCGCGGGTACACTTGGTTGAAGACGGTGACCGATGCGCTATGCTAAACGTGTTCTGAGAACTAAAGTAGAAGCCAATTATTGGTAGCAGATGTAGCGTTGAGCACCCCGTTTACTGAGGGCTGACAAACGCATTCTTTCACACCTTTCATCCATCGATTGGGCTATACTTGTTTCCTGTTGGTAAGGGTTAGTATTGGCCCCAAACAGCGCTTGCACCTTTAGAGCTTGGGCTTGCCATACTAGGTCCCAAGCCGCAAGCTTATGGCCATAAAACAACTGGTATAAACACAGCAATTCAAGCTGGTACTTGTGCCTGGGTTGCGAATGAACTAGCCTATAGATACTGATTACTACAACTCGATGACTCAGGTATTATTGCCAGTTATCACGCCCTTGTACTTGCTACACTGCCAAGCCCTGGTAAGCATAAAGGAGGTACAACTCGGTTGTTCATTCTTCACAGCATGCTGCATTAGGCACTGCTCTAGGCTATGGCCTCTATTGCCTTTGTACTTAGTGAAAGCCTTATCCCAATCATGGGGTTGTTCAAGCGTGTAACAATAATCAAAACGCCTCTGGTTAGCTGCTTAAAGCGCTTTATGAGGTACAAGTTACAGTGTCCATGTGTACTAGTGTAATGCTGTCCGCTAGTACACTTAACAGTAAGTAACACTGTAAAACCTGTTACACATGTAAACTTTGTTAAGTATTACGCGTTACGTATCATAGTACTATTTACAGGAGTTGTTTTGTTGTTCCGTACAGAAGTGTCATATTTACAATCTCGTTTTACATCAACTCAAACTATGCCGCATCAGGGTCAAATACTGCAAGAAGCCATTAAAAACAGCGGTATTTCTATTACCCGTATAGTAGATGAGTTGGGTATTACACGTCCAACTATATACCGTAAATTCAAGGATGAAACACTTGATTACACGTTTGTAACTCGAGTTGGCGACATAATAGGACACGACTTTTCGTCTGACTTTACGGTGTTACAGCAGGCGAGTTTACCATTTGTATCATCTAGTGCAGCTGTTACACCTTCGTCAAGTGTAACGCAGCGTAATGCACCGTTACAACAGCCTGAACCGGATTGTGTAAAACAGCTTATGGCCCTTCAAACCAAGTATATTTCCTTGCTGGAGGCCTACAATGAGCTACTATTGAAAGTGTATGGTCCACGTTGACAAAAATGTTCCACGTGAAACATTTTTGTCTGTTGTATCTTGAACACATTCAGAATATCCACATCGAATTCTGACGTAACAATACCTGCATACAAGATGATAAAGCGTTGCAGATATAGGCAGAATGGTTAGGTGTACAACTGGTTTTATAGCTGCAGTAAGTATTTTAATTGGGCTGGAGAAACAGGTGTACAGTAGCATAAGTAGAGACTCGCAACAAGGCTAATAAGCTAGCCATAGGGGATGGATAAGGGAAGCTGCTGGTCTCGTACTTGGCACGAAAGCACACTCCCTAAAAAAAGCAAAAAGGCGAGACGCATTTAAGTGCATCTCGCCTTTTTTAGTCAAGGCAAATAAGTGGTTCAAGAAGCTCTATAGCTCTTGTGTTAGGGTAGCGTAAAAGCACTCACATAATAAGTTTTCAGTACGTGATTCTGCACCTCTCATTGTCTAAGAGATAGAGTTGCTGTTCAACCGCGAGAGCTGTTAAGGCATTGTCAAATTCACGTCGGTGCTGCGCGTTGAACTCACGCCGTTTGATGGCTTCCAGAAAGCGTCGTGTATCTTCGGTTGATTCCAATGATAGCCCTGGCACAACCGTTGGTTTACCAGTATCGTCCTTGGCCACCATCGTGAAGTAAGAGGTATTGGTGTGCTTGACAGTACCCGTGCGAACATCCTCCGCAATGACCTTGATGCCGACCAACAGGGAGGTTCTACCTACGTAGTTCACGGAAGCTAGTAACGAAACTAGTTCGCCAACTTCCACTGGTTGAAGAAAGTTGACCCCATCAACGCTAACGGTGACGCAGTAAGTACCCGCATGTTTGGAAGCAGCCGCATAGGCTACTTTGTCCATCAAGGAAAGAAGAATACCGCCGTGGATCTTACCACCGAAATTGGCGTACGACGGAATCATCAGTTCCGTCAGGGTAACGCGTGAATAAGAGACCGGTCTAAAATCCGGTAGGGGAGATGAAGCCATAGAAAGGATTATGAGGTAGAGGTAGGTGGATTAGCCATGCCAAAAGAGCACGTTTGCGCAACATAGGTAACCCTGCAGTACCATATAGAATTCAAGGCTAGTTCTTAAGAAGAGCTAGCTAAAGCAAGCAAGAAAGTAGGGCCGTTCGCAAGAGCACATGAGCTTATGCCACTCAAACTGTATGTAGGATGAGCACGAGCAGGGTCAAACCCATTAGGTCGAGAAAAGCCTGTATATATATGGGTAACTTGGCGGGATAGAAGATCCTAATGGATATAAGTAAATATGTGATGTTGGCTACACAAGTATATCTGAAACCATAGCTAACACAGGCACTAACGAATTCTACCTATTGGCTACAGAAAGACAACCTCTTTGATTACAGGCTCACCTACCTCTAAGTTGATCAGCTCCATAACGCGCGTCTTTGCCATCACCAGTTCGTGCTTGAGAGGAGCAGAGGTAAGACGAACGAATAGTTTGCCATTGCTTACATATACCTCCTTCGTCTTCAAAGCGACTGCCTTACCCATCACACGCTCCCAGCTTGCAACCACCGTTACTTCATTCAGCTTGCCTTGTAATCGATACGCTTTAAGTAGCGACTTAATACTGTCCTTGAGAGACACAATATCCCCTTGCCGGGAGTTTTCGAAAGAGCTAGGTTTTTTCAAGGTCAACCAGTATAATAATGCGCGAGAAGGGTGCTGTCGGGGCGAACAGTAAATATACTCACCCCGAATCTATAGCGCTACTACCGTTCCTTTTTCAACTCGAAAACGACTAACCTGTTCCGACAAACTGGCCAAGGCCCGGTCAGTGCGGTCAAGGTGCGTATCAGTCAGGAAGACTTGCCCGAATGTGTGATCGGCAACCAACTGAAGAAGGCGGGTAATACGTTTCTCGTCGAGCCGGTCGAAAATGTCGTCAAGCAGAAGTAGGGGCTTGTGCTGTTTGCGAGCAGCTAGTATTTCGAACTGGGCCAGCTTCAATGAAATTACATACGACTTCTGTTGACCCTGCGAGGCATAACTCTTAACTGGTAAATTATCCATTAAGAAAACGAAGTCATCCTTATGCGGCCCGATAGTGGTGCGTTGTAGCGCAAGATCTTTGCGCTCGTGTAGGCGCAGAAGCTTAGCGAAATCAGCTTCGAGTAATTGCGTTTTATAATCAAGCGTAACAACCTCTCGGCTGTCGGCGAGCTGCTGATAGTGGCGCTGGAAAACTGGCGTGAAATCCTGAAGGAATTGTTGACGAGCTTCTATAATCTTTTGCCCAGCCGGCACGAGTTGCTCATCTAGTACGAGTAAGTATTCTCGGTCGTAGCCACCTTGCCGCTCGGCAGCCAGCTTAAGCAGTGAGTTGCGCTGTCGTAAGATGTGGTTGTAGGCAATAAGCAGCTCTAGATATTCATGGTCGAGCTGCGAGATAAGGCTGTCAAAATACTTGCGTCGTTCCTCACTGCCTTGCCGAATAAGGTCGGTGTCATAGGGAGAAATAAGTACGGCCGGATATCGACCGATGTGGTCGGATATGCGTTCATAAGGTTGCTTGTCATGTGTTACCGCTTTCTTCTGACCGACCCGCAGACTAACCTGAATAACTTCAGGAGAAAGGGGCGACGAGGGAAGGGCAGGGTCTTCTGGAGTACGCTGAAATCTTCCTTTCACCACAAAGAACTCTTCGTCCTGTTTTATGCTTTGCGTATCAGCAGTGGAGAAAGCGCTTTTGGTGAGGGAAAGGTAATGGATAGCGTCAAGCAGGTTAGTCTTGCCACTACCATTGTCACCCACAAAACAATTGATACGCGGAGAGAGGCGGAGATTAGCTTCGCTATAGTTTTTGAAGAACAATAACTGTAGGTTTTCTAGAATCATGCGAGGTTCGTAATTGCAATCCTTTTACGTACTTTCGCATCCCAAACGCGAATAACTGAAAGCAAGATGGCGGAGACGAAAGTAAAGGCTGCCCCAAGGCTTCCAATTCGACGAAAAAATCGTCGACTACGAAAGCCGCATCCAAGCCCAATGAAGCTGCAGCCGAAACGGTAGGGCAGCCAGATCCTATGTTGCCCCCTTCCAACCCCGAAGCAGAAGCTGCTACGGGCTCTCCGAAGGCAAGCAGCCCAGCCAATCCAGAGTTTCCAAAAGAGACGTACCTGACTTGGTACGAGCAAATGCAGCTCATGCGGAAGTTCGAGGAGAAGGCTGGTCAGCTGTACGGTCAACAGAAGATTAAAGGTTTCTGCCACCTCTACATTGGGCAAGAAGCCTGTGTAGCTGGAGCCGTATCGGCCCTTACCAAAGGCGATAAATGGATCACGGCTTACCGCGACCACGCTCACCCGCTAGCGCTAGGTACTTCACCAAATGCTATCATGGCTGAACTGTTTGCAAAAGCTACAGGTTGCTCGAAAGGCAAAGGTGGCTCTATGCACATATTTGATAAGGAGGTGAACTTTGTTGGTGGTCACGGCATCGTGGGTGGTCAAGTTCCGTTAGGAGCCGGGCTGGCATT contains:
- a CDS encoding helix-turn-helix domain-containing protein; this translates as MPHQGQILQEAIKNSGISITRIVDELGITRPTIYRKFKDETLDYTFVTRVGDIIGHDFSSDFTVLQQASLPFVSSSAAVTPSSSVTQRNAPLQQPEPDCVKQLMALQTKYISLLEAYNELLLKVYGPR
- a CDS encoding DUF2939 domain-containing protein encodes the protein MKRSILLLLLVLAAVGGYFYYQSLKAGPKYALVQVANAARTHDMATFERYVDVNSVTGSLVDQVANQGPELGSMNPGGLAFKSALRMLKPQLSQMVRKEVQQLVETGSLQGAADASVSKGIMNISLAGLAGKVASPDSKFKDVKYVKEEGKQALVSIEFTQPKYDTTMVVELKMLNRGDHWQVTEITNTGDLLKQVARLEKQRMLK
- a CDS encoding PLD nuclease N-terminal domain-containing protein, with amino-acid sequence MNKLTPYLNRFAVIAPMLALTLTTSACSRFNSRGGLSIWGFVLLALDVLALIDVFKQPWTIGKKLLWAAIIFFFPLGGLILYYLFAGRGNSNTGVV
- the recF gene encoding DNA replication/repair protein RecF (All proteins in this family for which functions are known are DNA-binding proteins that assist the filamentation of RecA onto DNA for the initiation of recombination or recombinational repair.) codes for the protein MILENLQLLFFKNYSEANLRLSPRINCFVGDNGSGKTNLLDAIHYLSLTKSAFSTADTQSIKQDEEFFVVKGRFQRTPEDPALPSSPLSPEVIQVSLRVGQKKAVTHDKQPYERISDHIGRYPAVLISPYDTDLIRQGSEERRKYFDSLISQLDHEYLELLIAYNHILRQRNSLLKLAAERQGGYDREYLLVLDEQLVPAGQKIIEARQQFLQDFTPVFQRHYQQLADSREVVTLDYKTQLLEADFAKLLRLHERKDLALQRTTIGPHKDDFVFLMDNLPVKSYASQGQQKSYVISLKLAQFEILAARKQHKPLLLLDDIFDRLDEKRITRLLQLVADHTFGQVFLTDTHLDRTDRALASLSEQVSRFRVEKGTVVAL
- a CDS encoding polyprenyl synthetase family protein; protein product: MDLSFFSDKLTAGLDRLHYGDQPTALYEPIRYIMALGGKRIRPLLTLLGAHIFTDDLDDAIKPALGVEVFHNFTLLHDDIMDQAPLRRGQPTVHEKWNANVAILSGDVMLVRAYELFFDVPAHLLPTILRRFSQTAAEVCEGQQWDMNFETETEVSIAQYLDMIRLKTAVLLGFALELGALLGGASATDADHLRQFGIGIGLAFQLRDDLLDVYGDAATFGKRVGGDIVSDKKTFLLLTAQAQADARQQAVLARHIGQPVLSAEVKVHAIRTLYDELEIRPQTEALINVYFQGALQHLERVAAPAARKEPLLQLALQLMDREQ
- a CDS encoding acyl-CoA thioesterase, translating into MASSPLPDFRPVSYSRVTLTELMIPSYANFGGKIHGGILLSLMDKVAYAAASKHAGTYCVTVSVDGVNFLQPVEVGELVSLLASVNYVGRTSLLVGIKVIAEDVRTGTVKHTNTSYFTMVAKDDTGKPTVVPGLSLESTEDTRRFLEAIKRREFNAQHRREFDNALTALAVEQQLYLLDNERCRITY
- a CDS encoding rhomboid family intramembrane serine protease, whose amino-acid sequence is MHLAFNLFAFYSFSPAVLSEFVEAYGLNTGIACFLLLYIGGIILSDIPTYFRHRHDPAYRSLGASGGVSSVLFASILFYPVAQGGGGIIIFPLPIPIQPFLFGFLYLAYSYYQGRRRATT
- a CDS encoding DUF721 domain-containing protein, with translation MKKPSSFENSRQGDIVSLKDSIKSLLKAYRLQGKLNEVTVVASWERVMGKAVALKTKEVYVSNGKLFVRLTSAPLKHELVMAKTRVMELINLEVGEPVIKEVVFL